GATCTCCAGGCTGCGCAGGGATTCGCGGCCCTTGGTCTTGGTCAGGTCCGGGTCCGGCTCGGGGATCGCGTCGATCAGCGCCCGGGTGTACGGATGGGTCGGCGCGTTGATGATCTTCGGAGTCGGACCGAACTCGACGATCCGGCCCAGGTACATCACCGCGGTCTTGCCCCGCCAGCCGAAGTACTTGGCGATCGCCAGGTCGTGGGTGATGAACAGGAAACCGACGCCGAGATCGTCGCGGAGCCGGCCGAGCATCGCCAGTACGCTGATCCGGATCGACACGTCCAGCATCGACGTCGACTCGTCCGCGATGATCAGCTTCGGGTCGAGCGTCAGCGCCCGCGCCACCGCGACCCGCTGCCGCTGCCCGCCGGACAACTGGTGCGGGAACTTCGGCAGGTAGTTCGCGGCCGGCGTCAGGTCGACCTTGGTGAGCAACTCGACCGCCTTCTCGGCGGCTTCCTTCTTGCTCTTCACGACACCGTGCTTGAGCAGCGGCGCGGTGATCGTCTGCTGGATCGTCCGGGTCGGGTTCAGCGACGCGTACGGGTCCTGATGCACGTACTGCACGCTGCGCCGGAAGGTACCGAACTCGGCCCGCTTCATCGACCAGATGTCCGTGCCGCCGAACGAAACCTGCCCGCTGCTCGGCCGGGCCAGACCGGCCGCCATCCGGGCCGCGGTGGTCTTGCCCGAACCGCTCTCGCCGACCAGGCACAGCACCTCGCCGGGGTTGATCGACAGCTCGATGTCGTCCACCGCGCGGATCGGGCCGGCGGCGGTGTCGAACACCTGGCTGACCCCACCGAGGGTGATCAGCGGCGCCGCTTCCCGCGGGGACTTCTCCAGTGCGCTCACGATGCCGTCCCCAGGTTCTCGTTCGGTACCTCGCGTTCGAGGTGTACGTCCTTCGCGTGGATACAGGCCGCCTCGTGCGCGTCCCCCGGCTCGTCGGTGATCGGGACCAGCCGCGGATCGGTGGCGTTGCATTCCTCCGTCGCGTACTTACATCGCGGCGCGAAGGTACAGCCGGGTGGCAGCGCGGCCAGGCTGGGCGGTCCGCCGGGGATCGACTCCATGTCGGGCAGATCGCCGACGATCGGCGGCACCGCCTTGATCAGGCCGAGGGTGTACGGGTGCCGCGGCCGGTAGAACATGTCCCGTACGCCGC
The genomic region above belongs to Kribbella solani and contains:
- a CDS encoding oligopeptide/dipeptide ABC transporter ATP-binding protein — translated: MSALEKSPREAAPLITLGGVSQVFDTAAGPIRAVDDIELSINPGEVLCLVGESGSGKTTAARMAAGLARPSSGQVSFGGTDIWSMKRAEFGTFRRSVQYVHQDPYASLNPTRTIQQTITAPLLKHGVVKSKKEAAEKAVELLTKVDLTPAANYLPKFPHQLSGGQRQRVAVARALTLDPKLIIADESTSMLDVSIRISVLAMLGRLRDDLGVGFLFITHDLAIAKYFGWRGKTAVMYLGRIVEFGPTPKIINAPTHPYTRALIDAIPEPDPDLTKTKGRESLRSLEIPSLANLPAGCSFHPRCPQFEDGLCDGKVPQLVEIRSGQSAACHVVARDGVPEVHGAPKARSGGPGA